The nucleotide sequence TTGAAGGCCATCAACAACGCCTTCAGCTACCTGGCCCACGGTGGGCGGTATGTACTAGTCGGCTTGCAGAAAGGCGACATCAGCTTCAGCCACCCTGAATTCCATAAGCGCGAAGCCACGTTGATGAGCAGCCGAAACGCTACCCAGGAAGATTTCGAGCACGTAGTGACGTCCATGAAAGCGGGTTTAGTCCAGCCGACCACTTACATCACGCACCGAGTTCCTTTCGCCCAAGTGCAGGCAGAATTTGCCAGTTGGCTCGACCCTCAGACAGGAGTTATTAAAGCCATGGTGGAGCTTGAGTAGCGCCATTTGCTGCATAGTGTAGCGTGGCTTGGCCTGCTTCGCTTCGCACTGAGGACACTTCCAAAGTAGCGCAAACGACAAATGGCTTCTGGTTGCGCGGCGAAAAACGCTACTTTTGCCGCTGCTGTGGCTGTTTTGGCCACGGTCAGCTATACGGGTAATCGGGTTTGGGAGTGGATTATAAAAAAGTGTGGCGGCAGGCGCGGCAGGTCCTGTTGCAAGTGGTAGCCGTAACGTTTCTTACGTCGGTGGCGTGGGTGCTGCTCTACCGTTGGGTGTCGCCGCCTGCTACGTGGCTGATGCTGGATCGGCGGGCTTACGCGCCAATTGGCAAAGGCTATTATGGCATTCAGGAAGACGACCGGCGCATTCGGTATTACTTCAAAAGCCTGGACGAGGTATCACCGCAAGTGCCCCTAGCGCTAATTGCGGCCGAAGACCAGCGTTTTCTATTGCACCACGGCTTCGATGGTAACGCCATGTGGAATGCCGCCAAGTACAACTTCAGCGGCGGTAAAAAGCTACGGGGCGGGAGCACCATTTCGCAGCAAGTAGCTAAAAACGTGTTTTTGTGGCAGGGCCGTAGCTACATCCGCAAAGCTGCCGAAGCCTATTTTACGGTGCTCATCGAGTTGCTGTGGGACAAGCAGCGCATTATGGAAATGTATTTGAGCGTAGCGGAAATGGGCGACTGTACCTTCGGGGTAGAAGCAGCCTCCCAACGGTATTTTCGCAAATCAGCCGACAAAATCACGGCCAGCGAGGCCGCTTTGCTGGCGGGCGTTTTGCCTAACCCGTTGCGTTTCCGGGCCAGCAACCCTGGCCCGCAGGCCCGGGCCAAGCAGCAGCGGGTGCTGCGCAACATGCGCCGACTCGGGGGCAAGGCCTACGTCCGGGAGCTAATCGAGGAGTAGATAAATACCGTGCTGCTGAACGGTCGGCTGCTCATTCTGCTATCTTGGGGCGCATGATGAAGCCTTTTGTACCTACCCTCTGTCTGGCAGCTCTCACGGCCTGCACCTCCGGCAACGCAGGTAGCACCACCGAAACGCCTGCCCAAACGCGCCGCGCTATTACGCAACTGCTGGCCACTCAAACAGCCGCCTGGAACCGAGGCGACGTGGCCGGCTTCATGCAAGGATATTGGCGCTCCGACTCGCTGGTATTCATTGGGAAAAGCGGCCTCACCTACGGCTGGCAGCCCACCCTCGACAACCACCGCCGCAGCTACCCCAACCCCGCCGCAATGGGCCAGCTCCGCTTCGAAGGCTTGCGCGTCACACCCGATGGCCCAGAAGCTGCCCACGTGGTAGGCCGCTGGCACCTCACGCGGCCCGGCCTCGGCGACTTGCAGGGCCATTACCTGCTGGTGCTACGTCACCTCAACGGCCAGTGGGTCATCGTCGCCGACCATTCCAGCTAGGTGTGCCGGGCAGGCAGGGTAGCTACGAAATAGGTGGCGCTATCCCGTAAAAACCGCAAGCCCTTAACGCTCTATGTGGCGTTAAGGGCTTGTTAGATTAAGCGCACTCTCCATGTGTGGTGCGCAAGCGGTGTGCTTGCAGCAACTTACTTCATCACCGGCTCGCCGGTGCCTTCACTATCCAAATCGGTTTCGTCGGTGGCGGTTTCGTCTTTCTGCTTTTCCTGCTCCACTGCTGGAATAGCATCCTGGAAGATTAAACCAACTTTTGCGGCGTGTTCGGCGGCTTGTACGGTGTCCTGCACCAATAACATCTCCACCTTGTCGTTGCGCAGCTCCTCACTGACCCGTTCCACCATGGCGGCGCGGTCGGGGCGCTTGAGAATGTCGCGGATATAAATGGCGAGGATACGGCCGGGGTGGCGGCGTACCACTTCGCGGTAGATGTTGGCATCTTCCTGGCCTGAGTCGCCGATGAGCACGAACTGCAGGTGAGGGTAGGTAAGGAGTAGGTTGTCTATTTCCTTGAGTTTGTGGCCGTGGTGAGCGGTTGCGTCGCCAGTTTTTTTGCCACCTATCTTGAAGTCGCGCAGCAGCAAGGGGCCCGGCGGTATCTCGTTCAACGCCAGAAAGTCTTCCAGCAGGTCGTACAGGTTCCAGGGCGAGCTGCTCACGTAGAAGAAAGGGTTGTTGCGCTTGCCGTTGCGGCCCAGCTGCAACGCCCGGTAAAACTCGGCTACGCCCTTGAAAGGCAGGCGGGAATGCGCATTACGCACCAGCACGGTACGGGCCATCCGCAGCAGATCGGTGGAGGCCGTCTGGATAACTGTATCGTCGAGGTCGGAAATAATGCCGTACTCAGCGTCGGCAGGTGGTATAAGCACGGGGGCAGCGGCGCGCAGGCCCGTGGGGGCAGTGAAGGGGTGAGGCACTTGCTGCAGCAGCACTTCCACCGGGTACCACATGAAGTCGATGGGCTCGGGTAGGCTCTGTGGCTCCATGTTCAGAGTGAAGTAGCCTTCCTCATCGGTCACGACGGGGTGCTCAGTGCCATCAGCGGGCTGCACGAGCAGTTGGGCACCCCCTATTTCGTTGCTCTCGAAACGTCGGTACATGTTCAGCAGGTTCTGCCAGCGCGAATCACCTTCGCCAGGCTCTCCAATGCCTTTGTCGGTGAGCAGCCGGCCCTTTACATAAAGGCGGGTGGCCGTGCCATAGCTGCGGTAGGGCACCAGTTGTAGAGGGTGCAAAAGGCCCAAGCGGGCGCGGGTGCGGGTGATGAGGTCGTCGGCGCGGTCGGCCAAGCTCCCGATCTTGTTGAGTATAGACATAGTCGCAAGTACGCGGGTAGACGGCAATTTGATTCCTCCGATAAGCACTACTGCTAGCTGCTGGTTGGTGTTCCATCTAAAAAGCGAAACCCAAGAGGTCTAGTCAAAACAAAAGGTCAGCCGAATCAACGGCTGACCTTAGTGCATTACAAGTAAAGCGAAATACCGTGGTAGGTCCGGTGGTTGGCCGTTACACTTCAGCGTGAAGCTACCCTGCTAGTGCTTAGATAATGCGCTTCAGTTCATCAAATGCGGCATTCGATACGGAGCGGCTCTGGCAGTTAAGCTGGGTGGCTTTGGCTTGAATGGCTTCAATGCGGGAACCAGGGTTGGGGTGCGTACTCAGGAACTCGGGGGTAGCACTCTGTCCTTGGGCCTCAGACTTGATGAAGAATCCGGCAGCACCGTCGCAGGCGTAGGTGGTTTTGTTGAGGTAGATAACCGAGTACTCATCAGCCTCCTGCTCGTATTCGCGCCCGAATTTCAACTGGCCCAGACCCGCGGCAATCTGCACCAACTGGTTGGGGTCGTCGCCGACCAGCAAACCAAGCAGCGCGCTGATACCATATTGCTGCTGTAGCTGCCGGGTGGTGTGGCGCCGGTCGGCGTGGGTTATTTCGTGGCCCAGTACGCCCGCCAACTGGCTTTCGTTTTCTAGAAATTTAACCAAGCCCGAGAATACGTAGATGTGGCCGCCCGGGGTAGCAAAGGCATTCTGGACGGCATCATCCTTGATGATTTTCACGTCCCAGACGAAGTCGTTGCGGTGTTGCAGCTCGCCGGAGTTCAACACTTTATTCACCACGCCGTCAAGCAGCTCATACGTGCGGCGGTTGGCCGGAGCGGAGCGTTCGAGCAGCTTGCCCTGGGCTCGATACGTGGAATCGGCTTCGGCGGCGGCTTGCTCGCCGAGGGCTATATCATCTTCAACGGAGAACAGCACGGGGTTGCCA is from Hymenobacter tibetensis and encodes:
- the mtgA gene encoding monofunctional biosynthetic peptidoglycan transglycosylase; the encoded protein is MDYKKVWRQARQVLLQVVAVTFLTSVAWVLLYRWVSPPATWLMLDRRAYAPIGKGYYGIQEDDRRIRYYFKSLDEVSPQVPLALIAAEDQRFLLHHGFDGNAMWNAAKYNFSGGKKLRGGSTISQQVAKNVFLWQGRSYIRKAAEAYFTVLIELLWDKQRIMEMYLSVAEMGDCTFGVEAASQRYFRKSADKITASEAALLAGVLPNPLRFRASNPGPQARAKQQRVLRNMRRLGGKAYVRELIEE
- a CDS encoding YybH family protein, producing MMKPFVPTLCLAALTACTSGNAGSTTETPAQTRRAITQLLATQTAAWNRGDVAGFMQGYWRSDSLVFIGKSGLTYGWQPTLDNHRRSYPNPAAMGQLRFEGLRVTPDGPEAAHVVGRWHLTRPGLGDLQGHYLLVLRHLNGQWVIVADHSS
- a CDS encoding App1 family protein; protein product: MSILNKIGSLADRADDLITRTRARLGLLHPLQLVPYRSYGTATRLYVKGRLLTDKGIGEPGEGDSRWQNLLNMYRRFESNEIGGAQLLVQPADGTEHPVVTDEEGYFTLNMEPQSLPEPIDFMWYPVEVLLQQVPHPFTAPTGLRAAAPVLIPPADAEYGIISDLDDTVIQTASTDLLRMARTVLVRNAHSRLPFKGVAEFYRALQLGRNGKRNNPFFYVSSSPWNLYDLLEDFLALNEIPPGPLLLRDFKIGGKKTGDATAHHGHKLKEIDNLLLTYPHLQFVLIGDSGQEDANIYREVVRRHPGRILAIYIRDILKRPDRAAMVERVSEELRNDKVEMLLVQDTVQAAEHAAKVGLIFQDAIPAVEQEKQKDETATDETDLDSEGTGEPVMK
- a CDS encoding M48 family metalloprotease, coding for MGFFSRKSLLLLSLAAALGGTAACTDDNGNPVLFSVEDDIALGEQAAAEADSTYRAQGKLLERSAPANRRTYELLDGVVNKVLNSGELQHRNDFVWDVKIIKDDAVQNAFATPGGHIYVFSGLVKFLENESQLAGVLGHEITHADRRHTTRQLQQQYGISALLGLLVGDDPNQLVQIAAGLGQLKFGREYEQEADEYSVIYLNKTTYACDGAAGFFIKSEAQGQSATPEFLSTHPNPGSRIEAIQAKATQLNCQSRSVSNAAFDELKRII